One Brachyspira pilosicoli P43/6/78 genomic window carries:
- a CDS encoding rubrerythrin family protein: MDLKNSKTSENLKTAFIGEAMARCKYIYYAEKAREDGMESLALAFEKASRNEQEHGKLWFERYHGILSKEENLQDAIAGETYESTEMYLNFAKTAKEEGFNDIAILFEHVAKIEEGHKKMFESFLGDKGKEAPKWQCQKCGYIHTESKAPKRCPVCEQYRVGGIN, encoded by the coding sequence ATGGATTTAAAGAACTCAAAAACTAGTGAAAATTTAAAGACGGCATTTATTGGAGAGGCAATGGCAAGATGCAAATATATATACTATGCTGAAAAAGCAAGAGAAGATGGAATGGAGAGTTTAGCATTAGCTTTTGAGAAGGCATCGAGAAATGAACAGGAACATGGAAAATTATGGTTTGAGCGTTATCATGGAATATTATCGAAAGAAGAAAATCTACAAGATGCAATTGCAGGAGAGACTTATGAATCTACAGAAATGTATTTAAACTTTGCAAAAACTGCAAAAGAAGAGGGATTTAATGACATAGCAATACTATTTGAGCATGTAGCAAAAATAGAAGAAGGTCATAAAAAGATGTTTGAAAGTTTTTTAGGTGATAAAGGTAAAGAGGCACCAAAATGGCAATGTCAAAAATGCGGATATATACACACAGAGAGTAAAGCACCAAAAAGATGCCCTGTATGCGAACAATATAGAGTTGGCGGAATAAATTAA
- the serS gene encoding serine--tRNA ligase: MIDVKLIRENIELVEENLRKRRSKVSLDKLKALEHERLDLLKEVEQDRAKKNESSKKVGECMKAGKKEEAEKIKEEMKTFTESLNKKEEKLAELEEAVNNEILYLPNMLSEDVPDGDDEKANKEIIRWGEPRKFDFEVKDHVDIAVGLDILDIERAVRMARTRFSLMKGKGAALERALINFMLKKHTSEHGYTEYVPPMLVNGRTMTGTGQLPKFEEDLFKTTDDPALYLIPTAEVPLTNIYREEIIPENMLPLYCTAYTPCFRSEAGSYGKDMRGLIRQHQFDKVELVKICAADKSKEEHEKMLKDAESILQALELPYRVVVLSSGDIGNAAYKTFDIEVWLPSQNMYREISSVSNCWDYQARRMQMRTRRNGKTELVHTLNGSGIAVGRTWIAILENYQQADGSVIIPDALRPFTGFDKIEKVN; the protein is encoded by the coding sequence ATGATAGATGTAAAATTAATAAGAGAGAACATTGAATTAGTAGAAGAGAATTTAAGAAAGAGAAGGAGTAAAGTTTCTCTTGACAAATTAAAAGCTTTAGAACATGAGAGATTAGACCTTTTAAAAGAAGTAGAGCAAGACAGAGCTAAAAAAAATGAATCTTCAAAAAAAGTCGGTGAATGTATGAAAGCCGGCAAAAAAGAAGAGGCAGAAAAAATAAAAGAAGAGATGAAAACATTTACTGAATCCTTAAATAAAAAAGAAGAAAAATTAGCAGAATTAGAAGAGGCAGTTAATAACGAAATACTTTATTTGCCAAATATGCTTTCTGAAGATGTACCTGATGGTGATGATGAGAAAGCAAACAAAGAAATAATAAGATGGGGAGAGCCTCGCAAGTTTGATTTTGAAGTAAAAGACCATGTGGATATAGCTGTAGGGCTTGATATACTTGACATTGAAAGAGCTGTAAGAATGGCTAGAACTCGTTTTTCACTTATGAAAGGAAAAGGAGCGGCATTAGAGAGAGCATTGATTAACTTTATGCTTAAGAAACATACAAGCGAGCATGGTTATACAGAATATGTGCCTCCTATGCTTGTTAATGGCAGAACTATGACAGGTACTGGTCAGCTTCCAAAGTTTGAAGAGGATTTATTTAAAACTACAGATGACCCTGCTTTATACCTCATACCTACTGCAGAAGTTCCTCTTACAAACATATACAGAGAAGAGATTATACCAGAGAATATGCTTCCATTATATTGTACTGCTTATACACCATGTTTCCGTTCTGAGGCTGGTTCTTATGGTAAGGATATGAGAGGTTTAATAAGACAGCACCAATTTGACAAAGTTGAACTCGTAAAAATATGTGCTGCTGACAAGTCTAAAGAAGAGCATGAGAAAATGCTTAAAGATGCTGAAAGTATTTTACAGGCATTAGAGCTTCCATACAGAGTGGTTGTTCTTTCTTCTGGAGATATAGGAAATGCTGCATACAAAACTTTTGATATAGAAGTTTGGCTTCCTTCACAAAACATGTATAGAGAAATTTCAAGCGTAAGTAACTGTTGGGATTATCAGGCAAGAAGAATGCAGATGAGAACTAGAAGAAACGGCAAAACTGAATTAGTACACACATTAAATGGTTCTGGTATTGCTGTTGGAAGAACTTGGATAGCTATACTTGAAAATTATCAGCAGGCAGACGGAAGCGTAATAATTCCAGATGCTTTAAGACCGTTTACTGGTTTCGACAAGATAGAAAAGGTTAATTAA
- a CDS encoding TfoX/Sxy family protein — MPSSKEFLNIVLNKLDSLDNINYKQMMGEYIIYYKKKIIAYVCDNHLFIKATDKAKTLIKDYILKPPYENAKDMIFIEDINKYDNDFFEYLFKEIYDELPSIKKKY; from the coding sequence ATGCCATCATCTAAAGAATTTCTTAATATAGTATTAAATAAACTAGATTCTTTAGATAATATTAATTATAAACAGATGATGGGTGAATACATAATCTATTATAAGAAAAAAATAATAGCTTATGTATGTGATAATCATCTTTTCATAAAGGCTACTGATAAGGCAAAAACTTTAATAAAAGATTATATATTAAAGCCGCCTTATGAAAATGCTAAAGATATGATATTTATAGAAGATATCAATAAATATGATAATGATTTCTTTGAGTATTTATTCAAAGAGATTTATGATGAGCTTCCTTCTATAAAGAAAAAATACTAA
- a CDS encoding peptide ABC transporter substrate-binding protein has product MFKKIITAILLILLIISCSKKEIITNNEIVINLAPEPLTMDPTLNTDNLTMIYILHAFEGLTKKDANNKIIGGVAETWDINKEGNIYTFHLRTNAKWSDGKEVKAEDFVYTWRRAVDPKTANKYSYYFEVIKNAKEVISGEKTVEELGVKAIDDYTFEVELNSPTAYFLELAAYPPFYPVREDIINEYGDKWTLKPATYIGNGAFKMTERNFDKSIILERNTNYWNNENTKPNKLTFLLMEEPNTSLAGVLNNSIHFAKPFPRNDIESLKQKGIVHIVPVAASYYYRFNLNKEVLKDENVRKAISLAIDRDYIVKSITRCGERPAGSLVPYGINDIDGDFRTKGGEYIISSNYQKNIEEAKKLLSQAGYENGRNFPVIDLLIATREFDINIADAVQSMLKENLNIDVRIVKHEWASYLQNMYDRNFDLAVYLWYADYNDPINFLNIFKSNAPNNYGSYSNKAFDDYIDIASTNKNNDIRMPALHSAENIFMNDNAIIPIYFYSEALLVSPKLKGVEYDSQGLYRFFNAYLE; this is encoded by the coding sequence ATGTTCAAAAAAATAATTACTGCTATTTTATTAATACTATTAATCATATCATGTTCAAAAAAAGAAATAATTACAAATAATGAAATTGTTATAAATCTTGCTCCTGAACCTCTAACTATGGACCCTACTTTAAACACAGATAATCTCACTATGATATATATTCTTCATGCTTTTGAGGGGCTTACAAAAAAAGATGCCAATAATAAAATAATAGGCGGAGTTGCTGAAACATGGGATATTAATAAAGAAGGAAATATTTATACTTTTCATTTGAGAACCAATGCTAAATGGAGCGACGGTAAAGAAGTTAAAGCAGAGGACTTTGTTTATACTTGGAGGCGTGCTGTTGATCCAAAAACTGCCAATAAATACAGCTATTATTTTGAAGTGATAAAAAATGCAAAAGAAGTTATAAGCGGTGAAAAGACTGTAGAAGAGCTTGGAGTTAAAGCAATAGATGATTATACATTTGAAGTAGAATTAAATAGCCCTACTGCATATTTTTTAGAGCTTGCTGCTTATCCTCCTTTTTATCCCGTTCGAGAAGATATAATAAATGAATATGGTGATAAATGGACTCTAAAGCCTGCAACATATATTGGAAATGGTGCTTTTAAAATGACTGAAAGAAATTTCGATAAAAGCATAATATTAGAAAGAAATACCAACTATTGGAATAATGAAAACACAAAGCCTAATAAATTAACTTTTCTTTTAATGGAAGAGCCTAATACTTCTCTTGCTGGTGTGCTTAATAATTCAATTCATTTTGCAAAGCCTTTTCCTAGAAACGATATTGAAAGCCTAAAGCAAAAAGGAATAGTTCATATTGTACCAGTGGCTGCATCATATTATTACAGATTTAATCTAAACAAAGAAGTTTTAAAAGATGAAAATGTAAGAAAAGCTATATCTTTAGCCATTGACAGAGACTATATAGTAAAATCAATTACAAGATGCGGAGAGCGACCTGCAGGAAGTTTAGTTCCTTATGGTATTAATGACATAGACGGAGATTTCAGAACTAAAGGAGGAGAATATATAATATCTTCAAACTATCAGAAAAACATAGAAGAAGCTAAAAAATTATTATCTCAAGCAGGATACGAAAACGGCAGAAATTTTCCTGTAATTGATTTGCTTATAGCTACAAGGGAGTTTGATATAAATATAGCCGATGCTGTTCAGAGTATGCTTAAAGAGAATTTAAACATTGATGTAAGAATAGTTAAGCATGAATGGGCTTCTTATCTTCAAAATATGTATGACAGAAACTTTGATTTGGCTGTTTATCTATGGTATGCCGATTATAATGACCCTATAAACTTTTTAAACATTTTTAAAAGTAATGCTCCTAACAATTACGGTTCATATTCAAACAAGGCTTTTGATGATTATATAGACATAGCCTCCACAAACAAAAATAATGATATAAGAATGCCTGCCCTTCATTCAGCAGAAAATATTTTTATGAATGACAATGCTATAATACCAATATATTTTTATTCTGAAGCATTATTAGTTTCACCAAAATTAAAAGGAGTAGAATACGATTCTCAGGGGTTATACAGATTTTTTAATGCTTATTTAGAGTAG
- the bioA gene encoding adenosylmethionine--8-amino-7-oxononanoate transaminase: MTLEEKDLKYIWHPCSQMKDYEELPPIIIDIGKGIYLYDKDGKKYIDIVSSWWCNLLGHCNEKINANIKAQLDRLEHVIFANFSHEGAIKLCEELIKIIPKGLTKFNFSDNGSSSVEAALKMAFQYQHQIGNTKRTRFMCFTDGYHGETIGALSVGSLDLYAKIYKPMLMDTIHIEAPDCYRCKYNQNRDTCKCECFEDAEKKFEMYGEETCAVIVEPLLQASAGMRIYPPLYLKKLRELCDKYNVVFIVDEIATNFGRTGKMFACDHANITPDIMCISKGLTGGYMPMAITITTDKIYDAFYADYNEGKAFMHSHTYSGNPLGCSAALAVQKVLREDDIINKAQVRAKYLNNKLKEKLLNHPNIGEIRNIGLINAMELVTDKNTKEGFDSKLRMGYQIYKKALQRGLLLRPLGNVIYFNPPLIINEEEIDKAVDLCVSSINDILNTN; the protein is encoded by the coding sequence ATGACATTAGAAGAAAAGGATTTAAAATATATTTGGCACCCATGCTCGCAGATGAAAGACTATGAGGAGCTTCCGCCTATAATAATAGACATAGGAAAAGGAATTTATTTATACGATAAAGACGGAAAAAAGTATATTGATATTGTAAGTTCTTGGTGGTGCAATTTACTTGGGCATTGCAATGAAAAAATAAATGCCAATATCAAAGCACAGCTTGACAGATTAGAGCATGTAATATTTGCAAACTTCTCTCATGAAGGAGCTATTAAATTATGCGAAGAGCTTATAAAAATAATTCCAAAAGGATTAACTAAATTTAATTTTTCTGATAATGGTTCTTCATCTGTAGAAGCTGCATTAAAAATGGCTTTTCAATATCAGCATCAAATAGGAAATACAAAAAGAACAAGATTCATGTGTTTTACTGACGGTTATCATGGTGAAACTATTGGGGCATTATCCGTTGGAAGTTTGGACTTGTATGCAAAAATATACAAGCCAATGCTCATGGACACTATACATATAGAAGCCCCTGACTGCTACAGATGTAAATACAATCAAAACAGAGATACTTGCAAATGCGAATGTTTTGAAGATGCCGAGAAAAAATTTGAAATGTATGGAGAAGAAACTTGTGCTGTTATAGTAGAGCCTTTGCTTCAGGCTTCTGCTGGAATGAGAATATATCCTCCTCTATACTTGAAAAAATTAAGAGAGCTTTGCGATAAATACAATGTAGTTTTTATTGTTGATGAGATAGCTACAAATTTTGGACGCACTGGAAAAATGTTTGCATGCGATCATGCCAATATCACACCAGATATAATGTGCATTTCAAAAGGTTTAACAGGCGGATACATGCCTATGGCAATAACAATAACAACAGACAAAATATACGATGCATTTTATGCTGACTACAATGAAGGAAAAGCTTTTATGCATAGTCACACCTATAGCGGAAATCCTTTAGGCTGTTCTGCTGCTTTAGCTGTACAAAAAGTTTTGAGAGAAGATGACATTATAAATAAAGCACAAGTAAGAGCAAAATATTTAAATAATAAATTAAAAGAAAAATTACTTAATCACCCTAATATAGGAGAGATTAGAAATATAGGGCTTATCAATGCTATGGAATTAGTCACTGATAAAAATACAAAAGAAGGATTTGACTCTAAACTTAGAATGGGTTATCAAATATATAAAAAGGCACTTCAAAGAGGACTTCTATTAAGACCTTTGGGAAATGTAATTTATTTTAATCCGCCTTTGATAATAAATGAAGAGGAAATAGATAAGGCTGTTGATTTATGTGTATCTTCTATAAATGATATACTAAATACTAATTAA
- the bioD gene encoding dethiobiotin synthase: protein MAKTIFITATGTDIGKTYVSGLIAKHIKDKGLNIGYYKAALSGSNDIKDSDAWYVKQQADLPDSYDEMVSYTYKHAYSPHLAAQIEGNPPDIKIIKNAYKDISKKHDYMIVEGSGGIICPIRYDSNQKIFLEDIIKELNIPSLIIADAGLGTINSTVLTIEYMRSKNLKINGVILNRFEMSNKMHEDNKKMIEEMTGVKIIGVVIDGILKLYKENIETLFE, encoded by the coding sequence ATGGCTAAAACAATTTTTATAACAGCAACAGGTACTGATATAGGTAAAACTTATGTATCAGGATTAATTGCAAAACATATAAAAGATAAAGGTTTGAACATTGGATACTATAAAGCAGCATTAAGCGGAAGTAATGATATAAAAGACAGCGATGCTTGGTATGTAAAACAGCAGGCAGATTTACCAGATTCTTATGATGAAATGGTATCATACACTTATAAGCATGCCTATTCACCTCATTTGGCAGCACAAATTGAGGGTAATCCTCCAGATATAAAAATCATAAAAAATGCTTATAAAGATATATCTAAAAAACATGATTATATGATAGTAGAGGGAAGCGGCGGTATAATATGCCCTATTCGTTATGATAGTAATCAAAAAATATTTTTAGAAGATATCATAAAAGAATTAAATATACCTTCTCTTATAATAGCAGATGCAGGACTTGGAACAATCAATTCTACAGTTTTAACTATAGAATATATGAGAAGTAAAAATTTAAAAATTAATGGTGTGATATTAAATAGATTTGAAATGTCAAATAAAATGCATGAAGACAATAAAAAAATGATAGAAGAAATGACAGGAGTAAAAATTATAGGTGTTGTTATAGATGGTATATTAAAATTATATAAAGAAAATATAGAAACACTATTTGAATAA
- the bioB gene encoding biotin synthase BioB gives MSNTDLKKEISLEELRNKIIKGYDITKEEAMQLVEAPLEDLCSAADSIRKYFCSNIFDMCSIINAKSGKCSENCKFCAQSSHYDTNCEEYDILDKEKILEQGKSDFNKGVLRYSIVTSGRALYGKEIDEVYDAIETLNKETEGYVCASLGLLDEEGFSKMKKAGLRRVHNNLEASRNFFNKVCTTHTYDDKINAIKRAQKAGMVVCSGGIMGMGETWEDRIDMAIELRELGIMSIPVNMLNPIASTPFENIKPLTEDDMRRIVAIYRLINPKAFIRLAGGRGLMKDKGKSCFLSGANAAITGDMLTTAGISIETDKKMVEELGYKIQLTED, from the coding sequence ATGAGTAATACAGATTTAAAAAAAGAAATATCTTTAGAAGAATTAAGAAATAAAATAATAAAAGGTTATGATATAACAAAAGAAGAAGCTATGCAATTAGTTGAAGCACCATTAGAAGATTTATGCTCTGCGGCTGATAGTATAAGAAAATATTTCTGCTCTAATATATTCGATATGTGTTCAATAATAAATGCTAAAAGCGGAAAATGCTCGGAAAACTGTAAATTCTGTGCACAGTCATCTCATTATGATACTAATTGCGAAGAATACGATATTCTAGATAAAGAAAAAATATTAGAACAAGGAAAAAGCGATTTTAATAAAGGAGTTTTAAGATATTCTATAGTAACATCAGGAAGAGCTTTATACGGAAAAGAGATTGATGAAGTTTATGATGCAATAGAAACACTCAATAAAGAAACTGAAGGATATGTATGTGCTTCTTTAGGTTTGCTTGATGAAGAAGGATTCAGCAAAATGAAAAAAGCAGGACTTAGAAGGGTGCATAATAATTTAGAAGCTTCAAGAAATTTCTTCAATAAAGTATGCACTACTCATACTTATGATGATAAAATCAATGCTATAAAGAGAGCTCAAAAAGCAGGAATGGTGGTATGCAGCGGCGGTATTATGGGAATGGGCGAAACTTGGGAAGATAGAATAGATATGGCAATAGAGCTTAGAGAACTTGGAATAATGTCAATACCTGTTAATATGCTTAATCCTATAGCAAGCACTCCTTTTGAAAATATTAAGCCTCTTACTGAAGATGACATGAGAAGAATAGTTGCAATATACAGATTAATTAACCCAAAAGCATTCATAAGACTTGCAGGCGGAAGAGGACTTATGAAAGATAAAGGAAAATCATGCTTTTTATCTGGAGCAAATGCTGCTATAACAGGAGACATGCTTACAACCGCAGGCATTTCAATAGAAACAGATAAAAAAATGGTTGAAGAATTAGGATATAAAATTCAATTAACAGAAGATTGA
- a CDS encoding MATE family efflux transporter, whose product MYLIKFSFILFISNILQYLYSIIDIIFISHIVGDYGVVALGNSASLMFIITSVSLGLSIGGSIIISKYKGANDSIKYKQSITTLLFLSALFSIIILVLGIIFSKHILIFMNVPKESFNYAYNYIRIIFSGVFFIFLYSSISSVIKSSGKEKVSLCFIIIASITNILLDFLFVYVFKLSVKGAAFATVISQALSFLLSLYFIRKDIVFSIDIKIIKELIYVSFPCIFQMLIINISFFIINIMMNKYDVITGFTIGLKINTFIGMISWSIGEALSILVSKNMGERNYIKIKNTVIFAMFFNISITMTAVIFIHIFAKNIISIFYNGDDKTINDIIFYLRVCASFNGIAYALMYVLDSF is encoded by the coding sequence ATGTATTTAATAAAATTTTCGTTTATACTATTTATTTCAAATATACTACAATACTTATATAGTATTATAGATATAATATTTATTTCGCATATAGTTGGAGATTATGGAGTTGTAGCATTAGGAAATAGTGCTTCACTTATGTTTATTATAACTTCTGTATCTTTAGGATTATCAATAGGAGGCTCTATTATAATCTCTAAATATAAAGGAGCTAATGACTCTATAAAATATAAACAAAGTATTACAACCCTATTATTTTTATCAGCACTATTTTCTATAATAATTTTGGTATTAGGTATAATATTTTCTAAGCATATATTAATATTTATGAATGTACCGAAAGAGTCTTTTAATTATGCTTATAACTATATTAGAATAATTTTTTCTGGTGTGTTTTTTATATTCTTATACAGCTCTATATCATCAGTAATAAAATCAAGCGGAAAAGAGAAAGTATCATTATGTTTTATAATTATTGCTTCTATCACTAATATACTATTAGATTTTCTGTTTGTATATGTTTTTAAATTATCAGTAAAAGGTGCTGCTTTTGCTACTGTAATATCTCAAGCTTTAAGTTTTTTATTATCATTATATTTTATAAGAAAAGATATAGTTTTTAGTATAGATATAAAAATAATAAAAGAATTGATATATGTATCTTTTCCATGCATATTTCAAATGCTCATTATAAATATTTCTTTTTTTATTATTAATATAATGATGAATAAATATGATGTAATAACAGGTTTTACTATAGGGCTTAAAATTAATACTTTTATTGGTATGATATCATGGTCTATAGGAGAAGCTTTAAGTATATTAGTTTCAAAAAATATGGGAGAAAGAAATTATATTAAAATAAAAAACACTGTTATATTTGCTATGTTTTTTAATATTTCTATTACTATGACAGCTGTTATATTTATACATATATTTGCTAAAAACATTATATCTATATTTTATAATGGTGATGATAAAACAATAAATGATATTATATTTTATTTAAGAGTTTGTGCTTCATTTAATGGTATAGCATATGCTCTTATGTATGTGCTTGATAGTTTTTAA
- a CDS encoding DUF2971 domain-containing protein: MNNDEEKQLKKIFKEIKRHDDGKHDNKIIELCDEGLNIDNKNIGLHLYKAGALHNLGEYNNSSDYHNRAIKYFNDVIKLLSETEKNIKDNLEKLKLYSLYAQIYNNIGSSYMYLVDYNKALEYFNKSIEYGFINGGVYYNRGGCYYHIAVKNNNDINNFQSAIEDLDKAEQLGFNDSNIYFLKGSSYLNLGSVKTDNFIEYLNNAINNFDFSIKLDNDNKTDAYYRKGLAYMYLALYSNNNIEYFEKSLENFNIAIEYNSTNGEYYYNRGCCYYNLALIEENINADNFQLAINDYNKAMELGFNDYKIYYGSGLAYISLGLLENNNSHFETALINLNEYIKFDNKNADAYYRIGISLNQLERYKESLEYFDKAISLNINDIFLYYYIFSSNFNLQNYEEAIENINNFIESNPNSEVGYYNRGLCCVNLALQKDENYNKYYEMFEKDFNKAIELKPNDEFILSKMGGFYYLLGYYDKCLNQFNKVIEINKENDSPYYYKGLCYYHLKNYNEAIKNYDISEKYSKSSHNKLSIQNRKIEVLLKLESKENDIFNLYKNVILELYKKIFNERIFYTYDLFNISSSITRDLLYIKNKIYIDENKIIFNNKEIINKLILDDFSNKEYYYEIKSNSLYNYTKVNKDTLRSIMNNTLWCSNTKNFNDPVDPFIKKNSYDKSYNYLLERIKIACLTTHNDNTLMWSHYSDKHQGICIEYDINNLMDKTNIILKKISYNKKAISFNFIENIKNIIISYDTKNINSFLISPNFISNALIDNKPLNHIIELFMVKSKEWEYEDEYRILFYDEKNENPNGTLINLPIKSICFGVQTSKEDKELVYSLVKSINEKNRKKNTKKYKRIKLYEAHLDDNELFKINIKPYEHNKNN; encoded by the coding sequence ATGAATAATGATGAAGAAAAACAATTAAAAAAAATATTCAAAGAAATAAAAAGACATGATGATGGAAAACATGATAATAAAATAATAGAGTTATGTGATGAAGGGTTAAATATTGATAATAAAAATATTGGATTGCATTTGTATAAAGCTGGAGCATTACATAATTTAGGAGAATATAATAATAGTTCAGATTATCATAATAGAGCAATAAAATATTTTAATGATGTAATAAAATTACTATCAGAAACAGAAAAAAATATTAAAGATAATTTAGAAAAATTAAAGTTATATAGTTTATATGCACAAATATATAATAATATAGGCTCATCTTATATGTATTTAGTTGATTATAATAAAGCTCTTGAATATTTTAATAAATCTATAGAATATGGCTTTATTAATGGAGGAGTTTATTATAATAGAGGTGGATGTTATTATCATATAGCAGTCAAAAACAATAATGATATAAATAATTTTCAATCAGCAATAGAAGATTTAGATAAAGCAGAACAATTAGGATTTAATGATAGTAATATTTATTTCTTAAAAGGTTCTTCTTATTTAAATTTAGGTTCAGTAAAAACTGATAATTTTATAGAATATTTAAATAATGCTATAAATAATTTTGACTTTTCAATTAAGTTAGACAATGATAATAAAACAGATGCATATTATAGAAAAGGATTAGCATATATGTATTTGGCTTTATACTCAAATAATAATATAGAATATTTTGAAAAGTCTTTAGAAAATTTTAATATTGCAATAGAGTATAATTCAACAAATGGAGAATATTATTATAATAGAGGATGTTGTTATTATAATTTAGCATTGATAGAAGAAAATATAAATGCTGATAATTTTCAACTAGCTATTAATGATTATAATAAAGCTATGGAATTAGGTTTTAATGATTATAAAATATATTATGGCAGTGGGCTAGCATATATTTCATTAGGTTTATTAGAGAATAATAATTCACATTTTGAAACAGCATTAATAAATTTAAACGAATATATTAAATTTGATAACAAGAATGCAGATGCATATTATAGAATAGGTATATCTCTTAATCAATTAGAAAGATATAAAGAATCTTTGGAATATTTTGACAAAGCTATTTCTCTTAATATTAATGATATATTTTTATATTATTATATTTTTTCATCAAATTTTAATTTACAAAATTATGAAGAAGCAATAGAAAATATAAATAATTTTATAGAATCAAATCCAAATTCAGAAGTTGGCTATTATAATAGAGGACTATGTTGTGTAAATTTGGCTTTACAAAAAGATGAAAATTACAATAAATATTATGAAATGTTTGAAAAAGATTTTAATAAAGCTATAGAATTAAAACCTAATGACGAATTCATACTTTCAAAAATGGGAGGGTTTTACTATCTTTTAGGATATTATGATAAATGTTTAAATCAATTCAATAAAGTAATTGAGATAAATAAAGAAAATGATTCACCTTACTATTATAAAGGTTTATGTTATTATCATTTAAAAAATTATAATGAAGCTATTAAAAATTATGATATATCAGAAAAATATTCTAAATCTTCTCACAATAAATTAAGTATACAAAATAGAAAAATAGAGGTTTTATTAAAATTAGAAAGTAAAGAAAATGATATTTTTAATTTATATAAAAATGTGATATTAGAATTATATAAAAAAATATTTAATGAAAGAATTTTTTATACCTATGATTTATTTAATATTTCATCATCTATAACAAGAGATTTATTATATATAAAAAATAAAATATATATTGATGAAAATAAAATTATATTCAATAATAAAGAAATTATAAATAAATTAATTCTAGATGATTTTTCTAATAAAGAATATTATTACGAAATAAAAAGTAATAGTTTATATAATTATACAAAAGTTAATAAAGATACTTTAAGAAGTATAATGAATAATACTTTGTGGTGCAGTAACACGAAAAATTTTAATGATCCTGTTGATCCTTTTATTAAAAAAAATAGTTATGATAAATCTTATAATTATTTACTTGAAAGAATAAAAATAGCTTGTTTAACTACCCATAATGATAATACTTTGATGTGGAGTCATTATTCTGATAAACATCAAGGTATATGTATTGAATATGATATTAATAATCTTATGGATAAAACTAACATAATTTTAAAAAAAATTAGTTATAATAAAAAAGCGATATCATTTAATTTTATAGAAAATATAAAAAATATAATAATATCATATGACACAAAAAATATAAATAGTTTTTTAATCAGTCCTAATTTTATTAGTAATGCTTTAATAGATAATAAACCATTAAATCATATTATAGAATTATTTATGGTAAAATCAAAAGAATGGGAATATGAAGATGAATACCGTATACTTTTTTATGATGAAAAAAATGAAAATCCAAACGGAACACTTATTAATTTACCAATAAAAAGTATTTGTTTTGGGGTACAGACATCAAAAGAAGATAAAGAACTTGTATACAGTTTAGTAAAGTCTATAAATGAAAAGAACAGAAAGAAAAATACTAAAAAATATAAAAGAATTAAACTTTATGAGGCTCACTTAGATGACAATGAGCTTTTTAAGATTAATATTAAGCCTTATGAACATAATAAAAATAATTAA